The proteins below come from a single Necator americanus strain Aroian chromosome V, whole genome shotgun sequence genomic window:
- a CDS encoding hypothetical protein (NECATOR_CHRV.G20925.T1), giving the protein MSDADVKKHTVASLGNVPVGKDQHGKDFYKFFFTNYPEVRKYFKGAEEFTADDVQKSERFDKQGDAILLSVHVLANIYDNEPVFRAFVRDNLNKHASRGVEPSLWKKSIMIMLLTFILSGLGVKLQKVWTIWMKFLESKGTTLSADQKTAWETLGDRFNEETQAQLAKYGLPHMEI; this is encoded by the exons ATGAGCGATGCTGATGTGAAAAAACATACAGTAGCCTCGTTGGGCAATGTACCTGTAGGGAAAGACCAACATGGAAAGGATTTCTACAAATT CTTTTTCACAAATTATCCGGAAGTTCGTAAATATTTCAAAGGTGCCGAGGAATTCACCGCTGATGACGTTCAGAAAAGTGAGAG ATTTGATAAACAAGGAGATGCGATATTGCTTTCTGTTCATGTCCTCGCTAATATCTATGACAAC GAACCAGTGTTCCGTGCTTTCGTCCGTGATAATCTTAACAAACATGCAAGCAGAGGAGTTGAACCCTCGCTGTGGAAG aaatcgaTTATGATAATGTTGCTCACCTTTATTTTATCAGGATTAGGGGTAAAATTGCAGAAAGTGTGGACAATCTGGATGAAATTCCTGGAGAGCAAAGGAACAACTCTATCCGCTGATCAAAAAACCGCATGGGAAACGTTGGGCGACCGATTCAATGAGGAAACACAAGCGCAACTGGCCAAATATGGATTACCTCACATGGAAATCTGA
- a CDS encoding hypothetical protein (NECATOR_CHRV.G20925.T3) has protein sequence MLVLLLGFLAVGSFSAQERFRTILIERACRQRPSLRFCTDFDPLPTVPTDNPSPKLLVTPPPIEADPKSQTSTAATVITSTLSERNLTTGEVDFNNSTKNDERLGSLLRLPKPKQAHEEFSVPPSEISSSASSPQSDVVQRSSTTAGSIEDEKSVMVFVSEYCVVHRERFVKNCHGDVNKDELLFCNSYPAACSSTAGVIPVVAYCQRYYKHYPKFCAGSKIEHDVLQFCFAFEQFCLPELTPAQPVTRPQTSIRKCEDVVAEARKVCNPFPHPRDTFNVLRAMSDADVKKHTVASLGNVPVGKDQHGKDFYKFFFTNYPEVRKYFKGAEEFTADDVQKSERFDKQGDAILLSVHVLANIYDNEPVFRAFVRDNLNKHASRGVEPSLWKKVWTIWMKFLESKGTTLSADQKTAWETLGDRFNEETQAQLAKYGLPHMEI, from the exons ATGCTTGTCCTCCTACTGGGTTTTCTAGCCGTTGGCAGCTTTAGCGCACAGGAACGGTTTCGAACAATTTTGATAGAG CGTGCCTGTCGACAGCGTCCATCTCTGCGATTTTGCACTGATTTTGATCCACTTCCAACTGTACCTACGGATAATCCTAGCCCTAAACTGCTTGTAACACCGCCGCCAATAGAAGCAGATCCAAAATCTCAGA cATCAACAGCTGCTACGGTCATCACCTCAACGTTATCCGAGAGAAATCTTACAACTGGTGAAGTCGACTTCAACAATTCTACGAAAAACGACGAACGACTTGGTAGTCTTCTTAGACTTCCAAAGCCTAAACAAGCCCATGAGGAG TTTTCCGTTCCTCCATCAGAGATATCAAGCTCAGCATCTTCACCACAAAGCGATGTTGTTCAGAGGAGTAGTACCACGGCTGGTAGCATTGAGGATGAG AAATCGGTTATGGTTTTCGTAAGTGAGTACTGTGTTGTACATCGAGAGCGTTTTGTAAAAAATTGTCATGGAGATGTTAACAAAGATGAG CTCCTATTCTGTAACTCGTATCCAGCCGCTTGCTCCTCTACTGCCGGTGTCATTCCAGTTGTTGCGTATTGTCAGAG ATACTACAAGCATTATCCGAAGTTTTGTGCTGGATCAAAGATTGAGCATGATGTGTTACAGTTTTGTTTCGCGTTTGAGCAATTCTGCCTTCCTGAACTCACTCCAGCGCAGCCG GTCACACGGCCACAAACTTCAATACGTAAATGTGAAGATGTGGTCGCAGAGGCACGAAAAGTTTGCAATCCATTCCCACATCCACGTGACACTTTTAATGTGTTACG AGCAATGAGCGATGCTGATGTGAAAAAACATACAGTAGCCTCGTTGGGCAATGTACCTGTAGGGAAAGACCAACATGGAAAGGATTTCTACAAATT CTTTTTCACAAATTATCCGGAAGTTCGTAAATATTTCAAAGGTGCCGAGGAATTCACCGCTGATGACGTTCAGAAAAGTGAGAG ATTTGATAAACAAGGAGATGCGATATTGCTTTCTGTTCATGTCCTCGCTAATATCTATGACAAC GAACCAGTGTTCCGTGCTTTCGTCCGTGATAATCTTAACAAACATGCAAGCAGAGGAGTTGAACCCTCGCTGTGGAAG AAAGTGTGGACAATCTGGATGAAATTCCTGGAGAGCAAAGGAACAACTCTATCCGCTGATCAAAAAACCGCATGGGAAACGTTGGGCGACCGATTCAATGAGGAAACACAAGCGCAACTGGCCAAATATGGATTACCTCACATGGAAATCTGA
- a CDS encoding hypothetical protein (NECATOR_CHRV.G20926.T1), giving the protein MGTIMRNHGHWMPGIMQRYRSTTATTTCAVDTPSGTTHAILNRRSPDGTPRRSEICRRLDAYYGLCYNRLYLREDSFEELSSRYQFLWPFRQVIFNLTVEARLCATICGATLDELLDSL; this is encoded by the coding sequence ATGGGCACAATCATGCGTAACCATGGCCATTGGATGCCTGGTATAATGCAGCGCTATCGCTCCACAACGGCTACGACGACCTGCGCTGTAGACACTCCCTCAGGCACCACTCACGCCATCTTAAACAGGCGTTCTCCTGATGGGACCCCAAGACGCTCTGAGATCTGTCGACGACTCGACGCTTACTATGGGTTGTGTTACAACCGTCTCTACCTCAGGGAAGATTCCTTCGAGGAGCTATCTTCTCGATACCAGTTCCTTTGGCCTTTCCGTCAAGTCATTTTTAACCTCACAGTCGAAGCTCGGCTCTGCGCCACGATTTGTGGCGCTACGTTAGACGAACTGCTAGACTCGCTATGA
- a CDS encoding hypothetical protein (NECATOR_CHRV.G20925.T2) has protein sequence MLVLLLGFLAVGSFSAQERFRTILIERACRQRPSLRFCTDFDPLPTVPTDNPSPKLLVTPPPIEADPKSQTSTAATVITSTLSERNLTTGEVDFNNSTKNDERLGSLLRLPKPKQAHEEFSVPPSEISSSASSPQSDVVQRSSTTAGSIEDEKSVMVFVSEYCVVHRERFVKNCHGDVNKDELLFCNSYPAACSSTAGVIPVVAYCQRYYKHYPKFCAGSKIEHDVLQFCFAFEQFCLPELTPAQPVTRPQTSIRKCEDVVAEARKVCNPFPHPRDTFNVLRCSNFLTHCKKFVDWA, from the exons ATGCTTGTCCTCCTACTGGGTTTTCTAGCCGTTGGCAGCTTTAGCGCACAGGAACGGTTTCGAACAATTTTGATAGAG CGTGCCTGTCGACAGCGTCCATCTCTGCGATTTTGCACTGATTTTGATCCACTTCCAACTGTACCTACGGATAATCCTAGCCCTAAACTGCTTGTAACACCGCCGCCAATAGAAGCAGATCCAAAATCTCAGA cATCAACAGCTGCTACGGTCATCACCTCAACGTTATCCGAGAGAAATCTTACAACTGGTGAAGTCGACTTCAACAATTCTACGAAAAACGACGAACGACTTGGTAGTCTTCTTAGACTTCCAAAGCCTAAACAAGCCCATGAGGAG TTTTCCGTTCCTCCATCAGAGATATCAAGCTCAGCATCTTCACCACAAAGCGATGTTGTTCAGAGGAGTAGTACCACGGCTGGTAGCATTGAGGATGAG AAATCGGTTATGGTTTTCGTAAGTGAGTACTGTGTTGTACATCGAGAGCGTTTTGTAAAAAATTGTCATGGAGATGTTAACAAAGATGAG CTCCTATTCTGTAACTCGTATCCAGCCGCTTGCTCCTCTACTGCCGGTGTCATTCCAGTTGTTGCGTATTGTCAGAG ATACTACAAGCATTATCCGAAGTTTTGTGCTGGATCAAAGATTGAGCATGATGTGTTACAGTTTTGTTTCGCGTTTGAGCAATTCTGCCTTCCTGAACTCACTCCAGCGCAGCCG GTCACACGGCCACAAACTTCAATACGTAAATGTGAAGATGTGGTCGCAGAGGCACGAAAAGTTTGCAATCCATTCCCACATCCACGTGACACTTTTAATGTGTTACGgtgttcaaattttctcaCCCATTGCAAAAAATTTGTTGACTGGGCTTAG